The Candidatus Thermoplasmatota archaeon genome contains a region encoding:
- a CDS encoding DDE-type integrase/transposase/recombinase, producing the protein MSLYENGIKKCVAFFCPKKKQRNFIAVDETKIKMEGKQIYIWNAIDIEDYVVLAVYISVSRTSFDAIHFLKLVLNTCENKPFILVDGAPWYRWAFQRLGLKWEHQIFGDRNHIEQWYNQYKARVKRFPYYSSLQSISQWSTAWVGLYNLLSEVP; encoded by the coding sequence ATGAGTCTTTACGAAAATGGTATAAAAAAATGTGTCGCCTTTTTTTGTCCTAAAAAGAAACAGCGAAATTTTATTGCTGTTGATGAAACCAAGATAAAAATGGAAGGAAAACAAATCTACATCTGGAATGCAATTGATATTGAAGATTATGTTGTTCTAGCAGTTTATATATCTGTTAGTAGGACATCTTTTGATGCTATCCATTTTTTGAAACTTGTTTTAAACACTTGTGAAAATAAACCATTTATTCTTGTTGATGGTGCTCCATGGTATCGCTGGGCGTTCCAGCGATTAGGTCTAAAATGGGAACACCAGATCTTTGGAGATAGAAACCATATCGAGCAGTGGTATAATCAGTATAAGGCTCGAGTGAAACGTTTCCCGTATTATAGCTCTTTACAGAGTATTAGTCAATGGTCTACGGCTTGGGTTGGTCTTTATAATCTTCTCTCGGAGGTGCCTTAA